TAAATAATGCCTGATTTAAGCCATGAAGCCTCCGCCAAATACTGGTTTGAGTACATAGACCCGATGATTTACCGGGTTATCACGTTTATGGAAAATGTAGAAGACTGGACTCTGGATGGAAACCCTGAGTTTGAAGAAGCCATGACTCAATTAGGTAAAGAACTTGACGACATCGAAAAAATTGACATGGGGTTATTAGCTGAAGAAGAAAAGTTTATTCGGATCGTTGGAAATATTAAGTCAGGAAGAGGTTTACGTTTACTGCAAGCCATAGATACCGTTCATCCAGGCAGTGCTTCTCGTGTTTTAATCCATGCAGAGGAAACGAGTTTAGGCAGCCATGATCCTGCAGGATTTTTTCTCAAACGAAATATAGTATTTGAACGATTACGTTTATTATCTCGCGTTTTTTGCCAGTATCGCTTAAAACTCGTTTTACGTGCACTTGAAGGGGATGAGTAATGAAATTAGTATCCAGGCTTTTTTTTATTAATCTGTTTTGCCTCACCGCATTACCCGCTGTGGCAGATAATGGTACTGTTGGCGTTGGGTTTCAGACGGGCCAACAACCAAATAATAACACTCAAACCCTACAGCAGTATTTACAATATTTAGGGGGGTACTTAGGTTATGACTTAACGCAGTCCCCTACTGCAAATAATTCAACTATTAGCCAAAAATTACTTAATGAAGTTGCTACTCAACTAGTCCAGGGTTATGTATTTACTACTTTTTTTGGAGCGATACCGGTTAACACCTATTCTCAGGCGTTATCTCAATTTTTACCTACATCATCTGCAGGAGCCAACATAATTAATTCTCGAGCTAATCTCACCTTTAGCTATCAGAATTACTCCAGCCCCTCTCAAGGACAGGGAGCATTGACGGTGTCGAATTTAATTGATCAACAAACCTATCAACAAGACCCGGTAAGCCAAGCGGTATTAAATATTTTAACGACCCCTGACTACACCTATTGCATGCAATTTGACCAAAGCGCCTGGAACCAGAGCTGTAATTATTTGTATCAAAATCTGGTAATGGCCAACGTGGTAGGTGATATTCCAAATCCAGGCAAAGTTCAATTTTTTAGTTTCCAGGAAAATCAGCAGCTCCTCGGTCAACTTAATAGTAATTCCTTAATAGCGCCCTTGTTATATTCCACTGATAGCCCAGGCCAAGGTACTGGAAGTCCCACGCCCTCCGGAAATAAAAACCCCGGATTAGAAGCACAAACTCAAATCGAAGTAGCGGCTAATTTTATTCGTTACGCTTCAGGACAAGTAGCTCCAGGCACCTTACCTTCACTGCAATCATATACCACTTTGTACAATACGGCCTACCCAACAGGGAAGACAAGCATAACCCAGGTGCAACAAAAACAAGCCCAAGCTACTTTAGCTACCTACTTTGCCAACTTACGGATTTTTGCAGCTCAAAGCTCCGTCGGCATGGGCAACCTGTACTACATC
The sequence above is drawn from the Legionella antarctica genome and encodes:
- the icmW gene encoding type IVB secretion system protein IcmW — protein: MPDLSHEASAKYWFEYIDPMIYRVITFMENVEDWTLDGNPEFEEAMTQLGKELDDIEKIDMGLLAEEEKFIRIVGNIKSGRGLRLLQAIDTVHPGSASRVLIHAEETSLGSHDPAGFFLKRNIVFERLRLLSRVFCQYRLKLVLRALEGDE
- the icmX gene encoding type IVB secretion system protein IcmX, with the translated sequence MKLVSRLFFINLFCLTALPAVADNGTVGVGFQTGQQPNNNTQTLQQYLQYLGGYLGYDLTQSPTANNSTISQKLLNEVATQLVQGYVFTTFFGAIPVNTYSQALSQFLPTSSAGANIINSRANLTFSYQNYSSPSQGQGALTVSNLIDQQTYQQDPVSQAVLNILTTPDYTYCMQFDQSAWNQSCNYLYQNLVMANVVGDIPNPGKVQFFSFQENQQLLGQLNSNSLIAPLLYSTDSPGQGTGSPTPSGNKNPGLEAQTQIEVAANFIRYASGQVAPGTLPSLQSYTTLYNTAYPTGKTSITQVQQKQAQATLATYFANLRIFAAQSSVGMGNLYYILSKRLPQKLGTSSDNSPILSSEALSEFRMASWRLFNSDLSTNKQWINQINNASSATVQKEIATLLAEINYQMYLDRQLQERILLTNSIMLIQNTRSSQPSADFGNSGSSTDSTGGGQ